In Aggregicoccus sp. 17bor-14, the following are encoded in one genomic region:
- a CDS encoding NUDIX hydrolase: protein MPRPAFLTALPQHVSGLMHEVMRHLLRRPVVGICAVARTPDGQVLLVRRGDTGGWALPGGTLEWGETLADALPRELAEEAGARVLRVGRVTGVYSRPDRDWRFHAVNVCVLAEVAPDFTGAKNALEIREVRLFPPDALPSPLSMGHDDLLADALRGGDPVLE, encoded by the coding sequence ATGCCCCGCCCCGCCTTCCTCACTGCGCTGCCCCAGCACGTCTCCGGCCTCATGCACGAGGTGATGCGCCACCTGCTGCGCCGCCCGGTGGTGGGCATCTGCGCAGTCGCTCGCACACCGGACGGGCAGGTGCTGCTCGTGCGGCGCGGGGACACCGGCGGCTGGGCGCTGCCGGGCGGGACGCTGGAGTGGGGCGAGACGCTGGCGGACGCGCTCCCCCGCGAGCTCGCCGAGGAGGCCGGGGCGCGGGTGCTGCGCGTCGGAAGGGTGACGGGCGTGTACTCCCGGCCGGACCGCGACTGGCGCTTCCACGCGGTCAACGTCTGCGTGCTGGCCGAGGTGGCGCCCGACTTCACGGGGGCGAAGAACGCGCTGGAGATCCGCGAGGTGCGGCTCTTCCCGCCCGACGCGCTGCCCAGCCCGCTGAGCATGGGCCACGACGACCTCCTCGCGGACGCGCTGCGCGGCGGAGACCCGGTGCTCGAGTAG
- a CDS encoding GMC oxidoreductase, which translates to MAFDYDVLIIGSGFGGSVSALRLTEKGYRVGVLEAGRRYTRDSFPKTNWDAKNFLWMPALGMRGFQRMTLLKDILVLSGAGVGGGSLVYANTLYEPLEPYYRDRQWAHITDWREELAPHYAQAKRMLGVTETPFTTPADRVMQHVAKELGVEGSYHATPVGVFFGKPGERVKDPYFGGEGPDRVGCTRCGGCMVGCRVGAKNTLDQNYLYLAEKRGAQVHPEREVVDVRPLPEGGYEVVTRRPGAWRDAQERTFRAEQVVFSAGALGTLKLLLQLRAAGRLPALSPRLGELTRTNSEAIVGASAGGHDTDYSDGVAITSSIHPDANTHIEPVRYPRGSNLMGMLSTLMVDGGGRVPRWLRFVGTILRHPLSFLRSLSVRRWSEKSIILLVMQSHDNSLRLRLKRGLFGAKLTTEQGHGEPNPTWIPVANEAARIAAKKMGGRAYGSWFEALFNVPTTAHIIGGCPIGDSRETGVIDPYHRVYGHAGLHVVDGSAVTANLGVNPSLSITALAERALSFWPNKGEADLRPPLGSPYRRLAPVPPQRPALPPSAPAALPAAAQG; encoded by the coding sequence ATGGCGTTCGACTACGACGTGCTCATCATCGGCAGCGGCTTCGGCGGCAGCGTGAGCGCGCTGCGGCTGACGGAGAAGGGCTACCGCGTGGGCGTGCTCGAGGCGGGGCGCCGCTACACCCGCGACAGCTTCCCGAAGACGAACTGGGACGCGAAGAACTTCCTGTGGATGCCGGCGCTGGGGATGCGCGGCTTCCAGCGGATGACGCTGCTCAAGGACATCCTCGTGCTCAGCGGCGCGGGCGTCGGCGGCGGCAGCCTCGTCTACGCGAACACGCTCTACGAGCCGCTCGAGCCCTACTACCGCGACCGGCAGTGGGCCCACATCACCGACTGGCGCGAGGAGCTGGCCCCGCACTACGCGCAGGCCAAGCGCATGCTGGGCGTGACCGAGACGCCCTTCACCACGCCCGCGGACCGGGTGATGCAGCACGTGGCGAAGGAGCTGGGGGTGGAGGGGAGCTACCACGCGACGCCCGTGGGCGTCTTCTTCGGCAAGCCGGGCGAGCGCGTGAAGGACCCGTACTTCGGTGGCGAGGGGCCCGACCGCGTGGGCTGCACGCGCTGCGGCGGCTGCATGGTGGGCTGCCGCGTGGGGGCGAAGAACACGCTGGACCAGAACTACCTCTACCTCGCGGAGAAGCGCGGCGCCCAGGTGCACCCCGAGCGCGAGGTGGTGGACGTGCGGCCGCTGCCCGAGGGCGGCTACGAGGTGGTCACCCGCCGCCCCGGCGCCTGGCGCGACGCGCAGGAGCGCACCTTCCGCGCCGAGCAGGTGGTGTTCAGCGCGGGGGCGCTGGGCACGCTGAAGCTGCTCTTGCAGCTGCGCGCGGCAGGGCGCCTCCCCGCGCTCTCGCCGCGCCTGGGCGAGCTCACCCGCACGAACTCCGAGGCCATCGTGGGGGCGAGCGCGGGAGGCCACGACACGGACTACAGCGACGGGGTGGCCATCACCTCCTCCATCCACCCGGACGCGAACACGCACATCGAGCCGGTGCGCTACCCGCGCGGCAGCAACCTGATGGGGATGCTCTCCACGCTGATGGTGGACGGGGGCGGGCGCGTGCCGCGCTGGCTGCGCTTCGTGGGCACCATCCTGCGCCACCCGCTCTCCTTCCTGCGCTCGCTGTCGGTGCGCCGCTGGAGCGAGAAGAGCATCATCCTGCTGGTGATGCAGAGCCACGACAACTCGCTGCGCCTGCGGCTGAAGCGGGGGCTCTTCGGCGCGAAGCTGACGACGGAGCAGGGCCACGGCGAGCCCAACCCCACGTGGATCCCGGTGGCGAACGAGGCGGCGCGCATCGCGGCGAAGAAGATGGGCGGGCGCGCGTACGGCTCGTGGTTCGAGGCGCTCTTCAACGTGCCGACGACGGCGCACATCATCGGCGGCTGCCCCATCGGGGACTCGCGCGAGACGGGCGTCATCGACCCCTACCACCGCGTGTACGGCCACGCCGGGCTGCACGTGGTGGACGGCTCCGCGGTGACGGCGAACCTCGGCGTGAACCCGTCGCTCTCCATCACCGCGCTCGCCGAGCGCGCGCTCTCCTTCTGGCCGAACAAGGGAGAAGCGGACCTGCGCCCGCCGCTGGGCAGCCCCTACCGCCGCCTCGCTCCCGTGCCGCCGCAGCGTCCAGCGCTGCCGCCGTCCGCTCCGGCAGCGCTGCCTGCCGCCGCACAGGGCTGA
- a CDS encoding carboxypeptidase-like regulatory domain-containing protein, translating into MTRSVLLILFVVLWSLEAFAQSNSVTGTVMDLDTGTPLANVEVFAYQPGAPVLYQVLSDAQGRYRLVGMPVGKVSIECHREGFESVSPPIVVDLRGGRTLQVDREMVPLGYNTEVLLPLPSPAIDVGSSGTATNLGGAFRRLVPLFSR; encoded by the coding sequence ATGACCCGCAGCGTTCTCCTGATTCTGTTCGTCGTGCTCTGGAGCCTGGAGGCCTTCGCGCAGTCGAACTCCGTGACAGGTACCGTCATGGACCTGGACACAGGAACGCCGCTGGCGAATGTCGAGGTATTCGCGTACCAACCTGGAGCTCCCGTGCTGTACCAGGTGCTCTCCGACGCGCAGGGAAGGTACCGACTCGTCGGGATGCCGGTCGGAAAGGTCTCGATCGAGTGCCACAGAGAAGGGTTCGAGTCGGTCTCACCCCCGATCGTGGTCGACCTGCGCGGAGGCCGCACCCTACAGGTAGACCGGGAGATGGTGCCCCTCGGGTACAACACCGAAGTGCTGCTCCCGCTCCCATCACCCGCGATCGACGTCGGGTCGAGTGGAACCGCGACCAATCTGGGCGGCGCCTTTCGCCGCCTCGTCCCATTGTTCTCGCGTTGA
- a CDS encoding phosphatase PAP2 family protein, with the protein MRLGDMVALLLSLLVRSPVLAATPPHPATVAWQAPSPTLDPAARALAAPDPRSLYRISPARDGALIAAGVLTVAVPYLFLNGTLDQRCPCDPAEVNAIDRGVIGNHSRTATVAADLTVGLAVAGPAFADLVDLGVGRTLGEDLTVYAETLWLNGALVAVTKYVAQRPLPRTYAGDEALIHSAAGYRAFYSGHTATTVAALTAAAFTLEQRYGPRLWPWLVTAGLGASVGFEVVAAGSHFYSDVLVGGVAGAAVGYLVPRLHLRGEGAAALRPLPVRGGAGLAYVRAF; encoded by the coding sequence GTGAGACTCGGGGACATGGTCGCGCTGCTGCTCTCGCTCCTCGTTCGCTCGCCGGTGCTCGCCGCGACGCCTCCGCACCCTGCGACGGTCGCATGGCAGGCCCCTTCGCCCACCCTCGACCCCGCGGCTCGCGCGCTCGCCGCCCCCGACCCGCGCTCGCTCTACCGGATCTCTCCCGCGCGCGACGGCGCCCTCATCGCCGCGGGCGTGCTCACGGTGGCCGTCCCCTACCTCTTCCTCAACGGCACGCTCGACCAGCGCTGTCCCTGCGACCCGGCCGAGGTGAACGCCATCGACCGCGGCGTCATCGGCAACCACAGCCGCACGGCGACCGTCGCCGCCGACCTCACGGTGGGGCTCGCGGTGGCGGGGCCGGCCTTCGCGGACCTGGTGGACCTGGGGGTGGGGCGCACGCTCGGCGAGGACCTCACTGTGTATGCCGAGACGCTCTGGCTCAACGGCGCGCTCGTCGCGGTGACGAAGTACGTGGCGCAGCGTCCGCTGCCGCGCACCTATGCGGGAGACGAGGCGCTCATCCACAGCGCCGCGGGCTACCGCGCCTTCTACTCCGGCCACACGGCCACCACGGTGGCCGCGCTCACCGCCGCGGCCTTCACGCTGGAGCAGCGCTATGGCCCGCGCCTCTGGCCCTGGCTCGTCACCGCGGGGCTGGGGGCCTCTGTCGGCTTCGAGGTCGTGGCGGCGGGGAGCCACTTCTACAGCGACGTGCTGGTGGGAGGCGTGGCGGGGGCGGCCGTGGGCTACCTCGTCCCGCGCCTGCACCTGCGCGGCGAGGGCGCCGCCGCGCTGCGACCGCTGCCGGTGCGGGGCGGCGCGGGGCTCGCCTACGTGCGCGCGTTCTGA
- a CDS encoding GlsB/YeaQ/YmgE family stress response membrane protein: MTLETILVWAVIGLVAGWLASAVVGGGYGLIGDIVVGIVGAFLGGFIFRALGSGAPFGGLAGTIFVAFVGAVVLLLILRLLHRGTPRRV, translated from the coding sequence ATGACTTTGGAAACCATTCTGGTCTGGGCAGTGATTGGCCTCGTGGCGGGCTGGCTCGCCTCGGCGGTGGTGGGCGGTGGCTACGGGCTCATCGGCGACATCGTGGTGGGTATCGTGGGCGCCTTCCTGGGCGGCTTCATCTTCCGGGCGCTCGGCTCGGGCGCGCCGTTCGGCGGCCTGGCGGGCACCATCTTCGTGGCCTTCGTGGGCGCGGTGGTGCTGCTGCTCATCTTGCGGCTGCTGCACCGCGGAACGCCGCGCAGGGTCTGA
- a CDS encoding metallophosphoesterase has translation MARRHGAKRQGGAGRGRLLLGLLLPLGVLAALHYYIGARLLSAPHVPQPWAGLGWALLALLGLSIPGGAVATRRRGSRAARAIYLVGIGWLGAFGLLLTGALLAQFGGALLSLAGVAAGARAQALAVALGVPAALVVGFATAHGRARVERLRVPMPNLGAGLAGARIVQISDIHIGPTLDRHFLRRVVEQVNALQPDLVAVTGDLVDGSVEALRDEVAPLAGLRAPLGVYFVTGNHEYYSGGAAWSDEVRRLGLTVLQNAHRVVERGGARLTVAGVTDYNAGHIDPAHESRPDLALAGAPAGVPRVLLAHQPRTAEQAQGLGVDLQLSGHTHGGQMFPFMFFVRLQQPVVRGLATLFGTRVYTSRGTGYWGPPLRLGPAPEITELTLVPAA, from the coding sequence GTGGCGAGACGGCACGGAGCGAAGCGGCAGGGCGGAGCGGGACGCGGGCGGCTGCTGCTGGGGCTGCTGCTCCCGCTCGGCGTGCTCGCGGCGCTGCACTACTACATCGGCGCGCGGCTGCTCTCGGCGCCGCACGTGCCGCAGCCCTGGGCGGGGCTGGGCTGGGCACTGCTCGCGCTGCTCGGGCTCTCCATCCCCGGAGGCGCAGTCGCCACGCGCCGGCGCGGCTCGCGGGCGGCGCGGGCCATCTACCTCGTGGGCATCGGGTGGCTGGGCGCCTTCGGGCTGCTGCTGACGGGAGCGCTGCTCGCGCAGTTCGGCGGGGCGCTGCTCTCGCTCGCGGGCGTCGCCGCGGGGGCACGCGCGCAGGCGCTCGCGGTGGCGCTCGGCGTGCCGGCGGCGCTGGTGGTGGGCTTTGCCACCGCGCACGGACGTGCCCGGGTGGAGCGGCTGCGGGTGCCCATGCCGAACCTGGGCGCGGGGCTCGCCGGCGCGCGCATCGTGCAGATCTCCGACATCCACATCGGCCCCACGCTGGACCGGCACTTCCTGCGCCGCGTGGTGGAGCAGGTGAACGCGCTGCAGCCGGACCTCGTCGCGGTGACGGGAGACCTGGTGGACGGGAGCGTGGAGGCGCTGCGCGACGAGGTGGCACCGCTCGCGGGGCTGCGCGCCCCGCTGGGCGTCTACTTCGTCACCGGCAACCACGAGTACTACAGCGGCGGCGCGGCCTGGAGCGACGAGGTGCGGCGCCTGGGGCTCACGGTGCTGCAGAACGCGCACCGGGTCGTGGAGCGGGGCGGGGCGCGGCTCACGGTGGCCGGGGTGACGGACTACAACGCGGGCCACATCGACCCGGCGCACGAGAGCCGGCCGGACCTCGCGCTCGCCGGGGCGCCCGCGGGCGTGCCGCGCGTGCTGCTCGCGCACCAGCCGCGCACGGCGGAGCAGGCGCAGGGCCTGGGCGTGGACCTGCAGCTGTCCGGGCACACCCACGGCGGGCAGATGTTCCCCTTCATGTTCTTCGTGCGGCTGCAGCAGCCGGTGGTGCGCGGGCTCGCGACGCTGTTCGGCACGCGCGTGTACACGAGCCGCGGCACCGGCTACTGGGGCCCGCCCCTGCGGCTGGGGCCCGCGCCGGAGATCACCGAGCTCACGCTGGTGCCGGCGGCCTAG
- a CDS encoding DUF418 domain-containing protein translates to MRPSSSVSPAARPVDSGERIALLDVLRGFALGGVWLSNAALYFSGVVLLPKARMDAWLRSPLDAAAFHLFNFFVAGKAMTLFAFLFGLGFSVQLLRAEARGASVVPLYTRRLCVLLLFGLTHLFALWYGDILAIYAVTGFALLLFRARPSRQLLPLALALILLPPLLVPLGERFLPVLLHGREAAEAAAKLAAEHSAAIKAPTLEAFAAGGYARVVRANADIYVHDFLKPMLFGYLFTVLGKFLLGLVAGRMRLFQDVPAHRALLRRLLLGWGLVLGVLGNGAAVVSRVLTVRGVLDEHSPVFTLLPSVRELGFLGLAALYASLIALAFQRPGPRRLLSLLAPAGRMALTNYLTQTLVSLWLFYGYGLSLIGRLSPAHCIPLIAGLFCVQVALSHLWLAHFRFGPAEWLWRSLTYGQRQPMRRELTARPPAPA, encoded by the coding sequence ATGCGCCCCTCCTCTTCCGTCTCTCCCGCCGCCCGTCCCGTGGACAGTGGCGAGCGCATCGCCCTGCTGGACGTGCTGCGCGGCTTCGCGCTCGGCGGTGTCTGGCTCTCCAACGCCGCGCTCTACTTCAGCGGCGTGGTGCTGCTGCCCAAGGCGCGCATGGATGCGTGGCTGCGCTCGCCCCTGGATGCGGCCGCCTTCCACCTCTTCAACTTCTTCGTGGCGGGCAAGGCGATGACGCTGTTCGCCTTCCTCTTCGGCCTGGGCTTCTCCGTGCAGCTCCTGCGCGCAGAGGCCCGCGGCGCCTCGGTGGTGCCGTTGTACACGCGCAGGCTCTGCGTGCTGCTGCTCTTCGGGCTCACCCACCTGTTCGCGCTCTGGTACGGCGACATCCTCGCCATCTACGCGGTGACGGGCTTCGCGCTGCTGCTGTTCCGCGCGCGCCCCTCGCGCCAGCTGCTGCCTCTCGCGCTCGCGCTCATCCTGCTGCCGCCCCTGCTCGTCCCTCTCGGCGAGCGCTTCCTGCCGGTGCTCCTGCACGGGCGCGAGGCCGCGGAGGCGGCGGCGAAGCTGGCGGCGGAGCACTCGGCCGCGATCAAGGCGCCCACGCTCGAGGCCTTCGCGGCCGGCGGCTACGCGCGCGTGGTGCGGGCCAACGCGGACATCTACGTGCACGACTTCCTCAAGCCGATGCTCTTCGGCTACCTCTTCACCGTGCTGGGCAAGTTCCTGCTCGGGCTCGTGGCGGGCCGCATGCGCCTCTTCCAGGACGTCCCCGCGCACCGCGCGCTGCTGCGGCGGCTGCTGCTGGGCTGGGGGCTGGTGCTGGGCGTCCTGGGCAACGGCGCGGCGGTGGTGTCCCGGGTGCTCACGGTGCGCGGCGTGCTCGACGAGCACTCGCCCGTCTTCACCCTCCTGCCCTCGGTGCGCGAGCTGGGCTTCCTCGGGCTCGCGGCCCTCTACGCCTCGCTCATCGCGCTCGCCTTCCAGCGCCCGGGGCCGCGGCGGCTGCTCTCGCTGCTCGCGCCTGCAGGGCGCATGGCGCTCACGAACTACCTCACGCAGACGCTGGTGAGCCTGTGGCTCTTCTACGGCTACGGGCTCTCGCTCATCGGGCGGCTGTCACCCGCGCACTGCATCCCGCTCATCGCAGGGCTCTTCTGCGTGCAGGTGGCCCTCAGCCACCTGTGGCTCGCGCACTTCCGCTTCGGGCCCGCGGAGTGGCTGTGGCGCTCGCTCACCTACGGCCAGCGCCAGCCCATGCGCCGCGAGCTCACGGCTAGGCCGCCGGCACCAGCGTGA
- a CDS encoding LysE family translocator, which yields MTDPTNLLLFMGATLALNVTPGPDMLYVIARSASEGRRAGVASALGIAGGTVFHTLAVVLGLSSLLLAVPFAYDAVRLGGAAYLVYLGLRAILRPAGASAGTQRVAPASLWAIFRQGVVTNVLNPKVALFFLAFLPQFVDPARGRVPLQLLLLGVLFNASGTLVNLAVALAASGAGRWGRARVGGSALLQRLTGVVFVGLGVRLALQQRR from the coding sequence ATGACCGACCCCACCAACCTGCTGCTGTTCATGGGCGCGACCCTGGCGCTCAACGTCACGCCCGGCCCGGACATGCTCTACGTCATCGCGCGCAGCGCCTCGGAGGGGCGGCGCGCGGGGGTGGCGAGCGCGCTGGGCATCGCGGGCGGCACCGTGTTCCACACGCTTGCGGTGGTGCTGGGGCTCTCGAGCCTCCTGCTCGCCGTGCCCTTCGCGTACGACGCCGTGCGCCTGGGCGGCGCGGCGTACCTCGTGTACCTCGGCCTGCGCGCGATCCTGCGCCCCGCGGGCGCGAGCGCGGGGACGCAGCGCGTGGCGCCCGCGAGCCTGTGGGCCATCTTCCGCCAGGGCGTGGTGACCAACGTGCTCAACCCGAAGGTGGCGCTCTTCTTCCTCGCCTTCCTGCCGCAGTTCGTGGACCCCGCGCGCGGGCGCGTGCCCCTGCAGCTGCTCCTGCTCGGCGTGCTCTTCAACGCCTCGGGCACGCTGGTGAACCTGGCCGTCGCGCTCGCCGCGAGCGGCGCGGGGCGCTGGGGCCGGGCGCGGGTGGGCGGCAGCGCGCTCCTGCAACGGCTCACGGGCGTCGTCTTCGTGGGGCTGGGCGTGCGGCTCGCGCTGCAGCAGCGGCGCTGA
- a CDS encoding M1 family metallopeptidase has translation MAPTTDDKNFRLPLTIRPRRYAATLTLDLQAQSFQGEQTIALSLEKPAQEVVLHAIALELGRVALRAGGRTLTPASVTALPVSETVVLRFAEAVPAGDCELDVAWTGHFTKGLRGLYLAGKVAATQFEAADARRVFPCFDEPAFKARWALSVRVPPGVTALSNGAVVSDVNEGALRRVTFQETEVLSSYLVALVVGELQGCEEGRVGSIPVRTWALPEKKHLTAFGQDVALNVLPRLQDYFGLPYAYGKVDQVGIPDFEAGAMENAGLITYREVALLLDPATAPLSVQKRVAEVVTHELAHQWFGNWVTMVWWDDLWLNEAFATWMAYKIVADWKPQWRVWLDFDAGKAVALHLDALKSTHPIRGEVRNAGEAGESFDAITYEKGGAVLRMIEGYLGEGPFREGIRQYMRTHARSNAVADDLWGALAQASKEPVVELANAWIRQSGYPLVTASLEGGRRLALRQERFYSEPGVESAEQWPVPVVLRYADAGGVREHRVLLREKLLSIELPGKGEVQWLCANAGSTGFYRTAYDARLLAALASQRTALSPAERIGLLADQWALVRSGKAEIGAFLTLAASFRDEEDYAVLDELVGRLAYVESRLTEGPDAVQFRSWVEALLSPQLARVGWDAKAGEGDDQRLRRAALVRAVGGIARSNGALTELRPRVDRMLAGDKGALDANLLDSAVGIAARDGDSALFETLLARFPTEPDPATKRRYLMALTAFEHPLLAAQAQGLLFSETVPMQDVSGFISGLMGNRTGRDGFWDAMRQRWPEVRARTGNAPMLLRRVVEAMGLLRDRKQLEEARAHLKANPVPEAAQATEQTLERLSQDVALRERAMPQVAAWLKAQG, from the coding sequence ATGGCACCCACGACCGACGACAAGAACTTCCGTCTCCCGCTCACCATCCGCCCCCGCCGCTACGCGGCCACGCTCACCCTGGACCTGCAGGCGCAGAGCTTCCAGGGCGAGCAGACCATCGCGCTCTCGCTCGAGAAGCCCGCGCAGGAGGTGGTGCTGCACGCCATCGCGCTCGAGCTGGGGCGCGTGGCCCTGCGCGCGGGCGGCCGCACGCTCACCCCGGCCTCCGTCACCGCGCTCCCGGTGAGCGAGACGGTGGTGCTGCGCTTCGCGGAGGCGGTGCCCGCGGGCGACTGCGAGCTGGACGTGGCCTGGACGGGCCACTTCACCAAGGGCCTGCGCGGCCTGTACCTCGCGGGCAAGGTGGCGGCCACCCAGTTCGAGGCGGCCGACGCGCGCCGCGTCTTCCCCTGCTTCGACGAGCCGGCCTTCAAGGCGCGCTGGGCGCTCAGCGTGCGGGTGCCCCCGGGCGTCACCGCGCTCTCCAACGGCGCCGTCGTCTCGGACGTGAACGAGGGTGCCCTGCGCCGCGTCACCTTCCAGGAGACCGAGGTGCTCAGCAGCTACCTCGTCGCGCTGGTGGTGGGCGAGCTGCAGGGCTGCGAGGAGGGGCGCGTGGGGAGCATCCCCGTGCGCACCTGGGCGCTGCCGGAGAAGAAGCACCTCACGGCCTTCGGCCAGGACGTGGCGCTCAACGTGCTGCCGCGCCTGCAGGACTACTTCGGGCTGCCCTACGCCTACGGCAAGGTGGACCAGGTAGGCATCCCGGACTTCGAGGCGGGCGCGATGGAGAACGCCGGCCTCATCACCTACCGCGAGGTGGCGCTGCTGCTGGACCCGGCGACCGCGCCCCTGAGCGTGCAGAAGCGCGTGGCCGAGGTGGTGACGCACGAGCTCGCGCACCAGTGGTTCGGCAACTGGGTGACGATGGTGTGGTGGGACGACCTCTGGCTCAACGAGGCCTTCGCCACCTGGATGGCCTACAAGATCGTCGCCGACTGGAAGCCGCAGTGGCGCGTGTGGCTGGACTTCGACGCGGGCAAGGCGGTGGCGCTGCACCTGGACGCGCTCAAGAGCACCCACCCCATCCGCGGCGAGGTGCGCAACGCGGGCGAGGCGGGCGAGAGCTTCGACGCCATCACCTACGAGAAGGGCGGCGCGGTGCTGCGGATGATCGAGGGCTACCTCGGCGAGGGGCCCTTCCGCGAGGGCATCCGCCAGTACATGCGCACCCACGCGCGCAGCAACGCGGTGGCGGACGACCTGTGGGGCGCGCTCGCGCAGGCCTCGAAGGAGCCGGTGGTGGAGCTGGCCAACGCGTGGATCCGCCAGAGCGGCTACCCGCTGGTGACCGCCTCGCTCGAGGGCGGCCGCCGCCTCGCGCTGCGCCAGGAGCGCTTCTACTCCGAGCCCGGCGTAGAGAGCGCCGAGCAGTGGCCGGTGCCGGTGGTGCTGCGCTACGCGGATGCGGGCGGCGTGCGCGAGCACCGGGTGCTCTTGCGCGAGAAGCTCTTGTCGATCGAGCTGCCGGGCAAGGGCGAGGTGCAGTGGCTGTGCGCGAACGCGGGCTCCACGGGCTTCTACCGCACGGCGTACGACGCGCGCCTGCTCGCCGCGCTCGCCTCGCAGCGCACCGCGCTCTCCCCTGCCGAGCGCATCGGGCTGCTCGCGGACCAGTGGGCGCTGGTGCGCTCGGGCAAGGCGGAGATCGGCGCGTTCCTCACGCTCGCCGCCTCCTTCCGCGACGAGGAGGACTACGCGGTGCTCGACGAGCTGGTGGGCCGGCTCGCGTACGTGGAGAGCCGCCTCACCGAGGGCCCGGACGCGGTGCAGTTCCGCAGCTGGGTGGAGGCGCTGCTCTCGCCGCAGCTCGCGCGCGTGGGCTGGGATGCGAAGGCGGGCGAGGGCGACGACCAGCGGCTGCGGCGCGCGGCGCTGGTGCGCGCGGTGGGCGGCATCGCACGCAGCAACGGCGCGCTCACCGAGCTGCGCCCGCGCGTGGACCGGATGCTCGCCGGGGACAAGGGCGCGCTGGATGCGAACCTGCTCGACTCCGCGGTGGGCATCGCCGCGCGCGACGGCGACTCGGCGCTCTTCGAGACGCTGCTCGCGCGCTTCCCCACCGAGCCGGACCCGGCGACCAAGCGCCGCTACCTCATGGCGCTCACCGCCTTCGAGCACCCGCTGCTCGCGGCCCAGGCCCAGGGCCTGCTCTTCAGCGAGACCGTGCCCATGCAGGACGTGTCCGGCTTCATCAGCGGGCTGATGGGCAACCGCACCGGCCGGGACGGCTTCTGGGACGCGATGCGCCAGCGCTGGCCGGAGGTGCGCGCGCGCACCGGCAACGCCCCCATGCTGCTGCGCCGGGTGGTGGAGGCGATGGGGCTCCTGCGCGACCGCAAACAGCTCGAGGAGGCGCGCGCCCACCTCAAGGCGAACCCCGTGCCCGAGGCCGCGCAGGCCACGGAGCAGACCCTGGAGCGCCTCAGCCAGGACGTGGCGCTGCGCGAGCGCGCCATGCCCCAGGTGGCTGCCTGGCTGAAGGCGCAGGGCTAG
- a CDS encoding YiaA/YiaB family inner membrane protein, with protein sequence MSRTHAPLPQAHSSGWVLQTWASFALAVGVTAVGIYHLPVDAWTRAFLAMGLLFSVGSSFSLAKTVRDQHEQERLTARIDDARVTKLLADVDPLQPKL encoded by the coding sequence ATGTCCCGCACGCACGCTCCCCTTCCCCAGGCCCACAGCAGCGGCTGGGTCCTGCAGACCTGGGCCTCCTTCGCGCTCGCGGTGGGCGTGACGGCGGTGGGCATCTACCACCTGCCGGTGGACGCCTGGACGCGCGCCTTCCTCGCGATGGGACTTCTCTTCAGCGTGGGCTCCTCCTTCAGCCTCGCCAAGACGGTGCGCGACCAGCACGAGCAGGAGCGGCTCACCGCGCGCATCGACGACGCGCGGGTGACGAAGCTGCTCGCGGACGTGGACCCCCTGCAGCCCAAGCTGTAG
- a CDS encoding LysR family transcriptional regulator, translating to MTSLQRFEGFYWVARCEGYARAARAFPYPITQPGVHQQVRRLEEELGVRLFERVGKDRVVLTAQGRTLYAHVAPFLEALPGLAAQLRGGQVGGTLRIHASGHVLRHLLPAWLRRLQQRRADIEVALFEAKVPAVAQVLGGEADVLVDHLPELPGGLEARVVAHTRAFLVLPAHHRLARRAQLSPAQLLAQLNDEPFIAYSADAHLRGVQLAALAAHGVTPRRVHAADSSDTILGFVAAGLGYSLLASLLPKGPQLPGVVARPLEGAAPRYPVHAAWRRGAAPHPLVEALLALAPPIAPPAAR from the coding sequence ATGACCAGCCTGCAGCGCTTCGAGGGCTTCTACTGGGTCGCACGCTGCGAGGGCTACGCCCGCGCCGCCCGCGCCTTCCCGTACCCCATCACCCAGCCCGGGGTGCACCAGCAGGTGCGCAGGCTGGAGGAGGAGCTGGGGGTGCGGCTCTTCGAGCGCGTGGGCAAGGACCGCGTGGTGCTCACCGCGCAGGGCCGCACGCTCTACGCGCACGTGGCCCCCTTCCTCGAGGCCCTGCCGGGGCTCGCCGCGCAGCTGCGCGGAGGGCAGGTGGGCGGCACGCTGCGCATCCACGCCTCGGGGCACGTGCTGCGCCACCTGCTGCCTGCGTGGCTGCGGCGCCTGCAGCAGCGGCGGGCGGACATCGAGGTCGCGCTCTTCGAGGCCAAGGTGCCCGCGGTGGCGCAGGTGCTGGGAGGCGAAGCGGACGTGCTGGTGGACCACCTGCCGGAGCTGCCCGGGGGGCTCGAGGCCCGGGTGGTGGCCCACACCCGCGCCTTCCTCGTGCTGCCCGCGCACCACCGGCTCGCGCGGCGCGCGCAGCTGAGCCCGGCGCAGCTGCTCGCGCAGCTGAACGACGAGCCCTTCATCGCCTACAGCGCGGATGCACACCTGCGCGGCGTGCAGCTCGCGGCGCTCGCTGCGCATGGGGTGACGCCGCGCCGGGTTCACGCTGCGGACTCCTCGGACACCATCCTCGGCTTCGTGGCCGCGGGGCTGGGCTACTCGCTGCTCGCCTCGCTGCTGCCGAAGGGGCCGCAGCTGCCCGGCGTGGTGGCGCGCCCGCTCGAGGGCGCCGCCCCACGCTACCCGGTGCACGCGGCGTGGCGGCGCGGCGCCGCGCCGCACCCGCTGGTGGAGGCGCTGCTCGCGCTCGCCCCGCCCATTGCACCTCCGGCTGCGCGCTGA